One part of the Georgfuchsia toluolica genome encodes these proteins:
- a CDS encoding CoB--CoM heterodisulfide reductase iron-sulfur subunit A family protein: MDIQQMLRQRSQRHDDNCLGDVLVLGGGISGIQAALDMATAGFKVYLVDKAPTIGGKMAQLDKTYPTIDCSMCIESPKFIECDRHPNIEIMTYTEVDALEGTAGDFTVTLLKKPRYVIADSCTGCGACTEYCPVKVPDPFNEDQSLNKAVHIYFSQAVPLVTYIDDSCLYLKNKSCTICQNVCEKGAIDFNQTQEKVKLKVGAIVLSPGYETFDPKIRGDYGYGTIENVVTSLDFERLLAATGPHEGQILRPSDKKHPHKVAWLHCVGSRQVNPVGGNSYCSAVCCAYTQKQVILAKDHVPDLEARVFHNDIRAYSKDFERFYQRAERLPGVQFIRSYVSVGGEDPVTKNVTIRYATDDGVKEEEFELVVLSVGINPPKDAQKFARIFGIELNAHGFCKTDPFNPLQTSRPGIFTSGAFMGPMDIPEAVYTASAASAQMGQLLKSQRGRLSTERVYPAERDTTQEEPKVGVFVCRCGANIGRVVDVPGVVDYAKGLENVVHVEESLFACATNTAKAISDTIRDKGLNRVVIAACTPKSHEPLFRDTLREAGVNQYYFDMANIREHCSWVHSKEPEAATAKAKDIVRMSVARAGVLQPLGEYQLPIDKVALVIGGGVAGMTSALTLANQGHETYLLEKSSELGGIARRLHYTVEGMAVQPFLADLKEKVYKHRDIHVITDAEIMAVDGYVGNFETTVKAKHRMRNIKHGIAIIAVGAQELKPIEYLYGKNERVITQLELEEKIGAQDESLNSVERLVMIQCVGCRQEDRNYCARVCCSGAMKNALKMRALRPKAEIYVLFRDMRTYGFKEDYYREAANKGVQFIRYQPDDKPTVEAIQEGGRDYIRVTATDLVLGKKLQIDVDKLVLSAAVIPPADAKDIARYFKVPLSPDGFFQEAHVKLRPVDFAAEGVYLCGTAHYPKHLSETISQAYAAAGRALTMLSKDTVVASGAVTSVSTTDCISCGACLSVCTYGAIDFEETPRGKKAVVNAVLCKGDGLCVAKCPTAAISLSHYTNDEVCNQIDAALELV, from the coding sequence ATGGACATTCAACAAATGCTGAGGCAGCGCAGCCAGCGCCACGATGACAACTGCCTGGGCGACGTGCTGGTCCTGGGCGGCGGCATCAGCGGCATTCAGGCGGCGCTGGACATGGCCACCGCGGGCTTCAAGGTCTATCTGGTCGACAAGGCGCCGACCATCGGCGGCAAGATGGCGCAACTCGACAAGACCTACCCGACCATCGATTGCTCGATGTGCATCGAGTCGCCCAAGTTCATCGAGTGTGACCGTCACCCGAACATCGAGATCATGACCTATACGGAGGTCGATGCCCTCGAAGGGACGGCCGGCGATTTCACGGTCACCTTGCTCAAGAAGCCGCGTTATGTCATCGCCGACTCTTGTACCGGTTGCGGAGCTTGCACCGAATATTGCCCCGTCAAGGTGCCTGATCCGTTCAACGAGGACCAGTCGCTCAACAAGGCGGTGCACATCTATTTTTCGCAGGCCGTGCCTCTGGTCACCTACATCGACGATAGCTGTCTTTACCTCAAAAACAAGTCTTGCACGATTTGCCAGAACGTTTGCGAGAAGGGCGCCATCGATTTCAACCAGACGCAAGAGAAAGTAAAGCTCAAGGTTGGCGCGATTGTCTTGTCGCCTGGCTACGAGACCTTCGATCCGAAGATTCGCGGCGACTACGGCTATGGCACCATTGAGAACGTCGTCACCAGTCTCGACTTCGAACGCCTGCTCGCTGCCACCGGCCCACATGAGGGGCAAATACTGCGCCCCTCGGACAAGAAGCATCCGCACAAGGTAGCCTGGCTGCACTGCGTAGGCTCGCGCCAGGTCAATCCGGTCGGCGGCAACAGCTATTGTTCCGCCGTCTGCTGCGCCTACACGCAAAAGCAGGTGATCCTGGCCAAGGATCACGTTCCCGATCTGGAAGCTCGCGTCTTCCACAACGACATCCGCGCCTACAGTAAGGATTTCGAGCGCTTCTACCAGCGCGCCGAGCGACTGCCCGGAGTCCAGTTTATTCGCAGCTACGTCTCGGTGGGTGGCGAAGATCCAGTCACCAAGAACGTCACCATTCGCTACGCGACCGACGACGGCGTGAAGGAAGAGGAGTTCGAACTGGTGGTGCTCTCGGTGGGCATCAACCCACCCAAGGATGCGCAGAAATTCGCGCGGATTTTCGGCATCGAGCTGAATGCCCACGGTTTCTGCAAGACCGACCCTTTCAACCCGCTGCAGACCAGTCGCCCCGGTATATTCACCAGCGGCGCCTTTATGGGGCCGATGGACATTCCCGAGGCGGTCTACACCGCCAGTGCCGCCAGCGCACAGATGGGGCAACTGCTGAAATCGCAGCGCGGCCGCCTGTCGACGGAACGGGTCTACCCTGCCGAGCGCGATACCACCCAGGAAGAACCCAAGGTCGGCGTCTTCGTCTGCCGCTGCGGCGCCAACATCGGCCGCGTGGTCGATGTGCCGGGCGTCGTCGATTATGCCAAGGGGCTGGAGAACGTAGTGCACGTCGAGGAAAGCCTGTTTGCCTGCGCCACCAACACCGCCAAGGCGATCTCCGACACCATCCGCGACAAGGGCCTGAACCGGGTGGTGATCGCCGCCTGTACGCCGAAATCACATGAGCCGCTGTTCCGCGACACGCTGCGTGAAGCAGGCGTCAACCAGTACTACTTCGACATGGCCAACATCCGCGAGCACTGCTCGTGGGTGCACTCCAAGGAGCCGGAGGCTGCAACGGCGAAGGCCAAGGACATTGTGCGCATGTCGGTGGCGCGGGCCGGGGTGCTCCAACCGCTGGGTGAGTACCAGTTGCCGATCGACAAGGTCGCCCTGGTGATTGGCGGCGGCGTAGCGGGCATGACCAGCGCCCTGACCCTGGCCAATCAGGGGCACGAAACCTATCTGCTGGAGAAGTCCTCCGAGCTGGGTGGCATTGCGCGACGTCTGCACTACACGGTCGAGGGCATGGCGGTACAGCCATTTCTCGCCGATCTGAAGGAGAAGGTCTACAAGCACCGGGACATCCACGTGATCACCGATGCCGAAATCATGGCGGTCGACGGCTACGTCGGCAATTTCGAGACCACGGTCAAGGCCAAGCACCGGATGCGCAACATCAAGCACGGCATCGCCATCATCGCCGTCGGTGCGCAAGAGTTGAAGCCGATCGAGTACCTGTACGGCAAGAATGAGCGCGTGATCACCCAGCTCGAACTGGAAGAGAAAATCGGCGCGCAGGACGAGAGTCTGAACAGCGTTGAACGCCTCGTCATGATCCAATGCGTCGGCTGTCGCCAGGAAGACCGCAACTACTGTGCGCGCGTCTGCTGCAGCGGCGCCATGAAGAACGCGCTGAAGATGCGGGCGTTGAGGCCGAAGGCCGAGATCTACGTGCTCTTCCGCGACATGCGCACCTATGGTTTCAAGGAAGACTATTACCGTGAGGCCGCCAACAAGGGCGTTCAATTCATCCGCTACCAGCCAGACGACAAACCCACGGTCGAGGCCATCCAGGAAGGCGGACGCGACTACATCCGTGTCACGGCCACCGATCTCGTGCTCGGCAAGAAACTGCAGATCGATGTCGACAAGCTGGTACTTTCCGCTGCGGTCATTCCCCCGGCAGACGCAAAGGATATCGCCCGTTACTTCAAGGTGCCGCTATCGCCGGACGGTTTCTTCCAGGAAGCGCACGTCAAGTTGCGGCCAGTGGATTTTGCCGCCGAGGGCGTGTACCTCTGCGGCACGGCGCACTACCCGAAGCATCTGTCGGAGACCATCAGCCAGGCGTATGCCGCGGCCGGGCGGGCTCTCACCATGTTGTCCAAAGACACCGTTGTCGCCTCGGGCGCGGTCACCTCGGTGAGCACGACCGACTGCATCTCCTGCGGCGCCTGCCTCTCGGTGTGCACCTACGGTGCCATCGACTTCGAGGAAACGCCGCGCGGCAAGAAGGCGGTGGTCAATGCGGTGCTGTGCAAGGGCGATGGGCTATGCGTGGCGAAGTGTCCGACCGCGGCCATCAGCCTCTCGCACTACACCAACGACGAAGTGTGCAACCAGATCGACGCCGCGCTGGAACTGGTCTGA
- a CDS encoding (Fe-S)-binding protein, which produces METVTPQQEIIDVIKNYGGGAFQNCYQCGMCDTVCPWNRVGKFSMRKLVREAALGLTEIDNEDIWRCTTCGKCPQVCPRDVQQIESGIALRRVATEFNVFAGAAAPIPGVAANLRAEGNPFGEERDKRADWAKDLNVKRFAEGMEILYSPGCYLSYDPRAKKIATATVQILQAAGVDFGILGKEESCCGESIRKTGDEALFKSLARRNINEFINNGVKKILVSSPHCYHSFKNEYPEFNVHFDVMHISEFIFQLIQEGRLKLSKPISKTVTYHDPCYLGRHNGVFDQPREALKSVPGLKLNEMAESRMNSMCCGGGGGRIWMETPKSERFSDIRLKQAVEIGAEVIATCCPYCITNFEDSRLGRPDGGASIEVKDITEIIRDAL; this is translated from the coding sequence ATGGAAACTGTAACGCCCCAGCAAGAAATCATCGACGTCATCAAGAATTACGGCGGCGGAGCCTTCCAGAACTGCTATCAATGCGGCATGTGCGATACGGTCTGCCCCTGGAACCGGGTGGGCAAGTTCAGCATGCGCAAGCTCGTACGGGAGGCGGCGCTTGGCCTGACCGAAATCGATAACGAGGACATCTGGCGCTGTACGACCTGCGGCAAATGTCCGCAAGTTTGTCCGCGCGACGTCCAGCAGATCGAGTCCGGCATCGCTCTGCGCCGAGTTGCCACCGAGTTCAACGTCTTCGCAGGCGCGGCCGCGCCGATTCCAGGTGTGGCGGCGAACCTTCGGGCCGAGGGCAATCCTTTTGGCGAGGAACGCGACAAGCGCGCCGACTGGGCCAAAGACCTTAATGTCAAGCGCTTCGCCGAGGGCATGGAAATTCTCTATTCGCCCGGCTGCTATCTTAGTTACGATCCGCGCGCCAAGAAGATCGCCACTGCAACGGTGCAGATCCTGCAAGCTGCCGGTGTCGATTTCGGCATACTCGGCAAGGAAGAAAGTTGCTGTGGCGAAAGCATCCGCAAGACCGGTGACGAGGCACTCTTCAAGAGCCTTGCGCGGCGCAACATCAACGAATTCATCAACAACGGCGTCAAAAAGATACTGGTCTCTTCGCCGCACTGCTATCACAGTTTCAAGAACGAGTACCCCGAGTTCAATGTGCACTTCGATGTCATGCACATCTCCGAATTCATTTTCCAGTTGATTCAGGAGGGGCGGCTCAAGTTGTCAAAACCCATCTCAAAGACGGTGACTTATCACGACCCATGCTATCTCGGACGTCATAACGGCGTTTTCGACCAGCCGCGCGAAGCGCTGAAGAGTGTACCTGGCCTCAAATTGAACGAGATGGCCGAGTCGCGCATGAACAGTATGTGCTGTGGTGGTGGTGGTGGCCGCATCTGGATGGAAACGCCCAAGAGCGAGCGCTTCTCCGATATCCGCCTGAAGCAAGCGGTGGAAATCGGCGCCGAGGTGATCGCCACCTGCTGCCCGTACTGCATCACCAATTTCGAAGACAGCCGACTCGGCCGGCCCGACGGTGGCGCCAGCATTGAGGTGAAAGACATCACCGAGATCATCCGCGACGCTCTTTAG
- a CDS encoding VOC family protein, translating into MKVNKLDHICIAVRNLDEARKIWEPMLGKTAPDDAYVDEPEKIRVARYWLGDVGFELMESTTPDGDVAKFIEKRGEGVMLISVNVDSTREAVDEIKAMDYPMIGGLRQFRDCEFAFVHPKKMNGVLLEVIDYKWRELEVSKSSGNP; encoded by the coding sequence ATGAAGGTCAACAAGCTCGATCACATTTGCATCGCTGTTCGTAATCTTGATGAGGCCCGCAAGATTTGGGAGCCAATGCTTGGCAAGACAGCCCCGGATGACGCGTATGTCGATGAACCGGAGAAGATCCGTGTAGCGCGCTATTGGCTGGGGGACGTCGGCTTCGAATTGATGGAGTCAACCACACCGGACGGCGACGTGGCGAAGTTCATCGAGAAGCGGGGCGAAGGGGTGATGTTGATCAGTGTCAACGTCGATAGCACCCGCGAAGCCGTCGACGAAATTAAGGCCATGGACTATCCAATGATCGGCGGCTTGCGGCAGTTTCGCGACTGCGAATTCGCATTTGTGCACCCGAAGAAAATGAACGGCGTGCTGCTCGAGGTCATCGACTACAAATGGCGCGAGCTTGAGGTATCGAAATCCTCCGGCAATCCCTGA
- a CDS encoding RidA family protein, translated as MSYKTLQPEDWIPPKGYANGVEARGRQIYVGGQIGWNAQCKFETDDLVAQIKQALMNCVAVVGAANGGPEHIVRMTWYLRNKKEYVARLKEIGAAYRVVMGRNYPAMSAVQIADLVEDEAKVEIEVTAVIPD; from the coding sequence ATGAGCTACAAGACCCTGCAGCCTGAGGACTGGATCCCCCCCAAAGGATATGCCAACGGCGTAGAGGCACGGGGGCGGCAAATCTACGTCGGCGGCCAGATCGGCTGGAATGCGCAATGCAAGTTCGAGACGGATGATCTGGTCGCGCAGATCAAACAGGCCCTGATGAACTGTGTGGCCGTCGTAGGCGCGGCCAACGGCGGCCCCGAGCATATCGTGCGCATGACCTGGTATCTCAGGAACAAGAAGGAGTATGTCGCCCGCTTGAAGGAAATCGGAGCCGCCTATCGCGTGGTCATGGGCCGCAACTATCCGGCGATGAGCGCCGTCCAGATCGCCGATCTTGTCGAGGACGAGGCTAAAGTCGAGATCGAAGTCACCGCCGTCATTCCTGACTGA
- a CDS encoding acyl-CoA thioesterase has translation MTATVDAIDDCHTTRFVTTHSVHFEDCDPSGIIFFPNYFIMINRTVEDWLAHIGKPLTSLILERRMGIPTVQIDTTFVAPSFFGDKLEFRMSPVKLGTSSLSLQHIVHGHDGSVRMRTNQLLVATSLQTHRSIPWPEDIRAAISCFKEKTCE, from the coding sequence ATGACCGCCACCGTTGACGCAATCGATGACTGCCACACCACGAGGTTCGTTACTACCCACTCAGTGCATTTTGAGGACTGCGATCCGTCGGGAATTATTTTCTTTCCTAATTACTTCATCATGATAAATCGCACTGTGGAAGACTGGTTGGCTCATATCGGGAAGCCCTTGACCTCACTAATTCTGGAACGCCGTATGGGAATACCGACAGTGCAAATCGATACAACGTTTGTCGCACCTTCTTTTTTTGGTGACAAGCTCGAATTCCGAATGTCGCCTGTGAAGCTCGGCACATCGTCTTTGTCATTGCAGCACATAGTCCATGGCCATGACGGTTCGGTGCGCATGCGCACGAATCAATTGCTGGTGGCGACATCACTGCAAACTCATCGCTCCATTCCCTGGCCGGAAGATATTCGCGCCGCCATCAGTTGCTTTAAAGAGAAGACGTGTGAATAA
- a CDS encoding bifunctional salicylyl-CoA 5-hydroxylase/oxidoreductase, producing MRIVCLGGGPAGLYFSILMKKANPACDITVIERNQPDSTFGWGIVFSDKTMDGFRQNDQKVVDEIERNFHHWDNCDVFFKDRRIVSGGHGFCGIGRLKLLQIFQARAKDLGVNLKFATEFKDPDDYAQDYDLVIGSDGVNSITRTKYESHFNPRIDVRKCRFIWLGTKKKLDAFTFAFKETPWGWFNLHAYQFNEEWATFIVETPEETWLKAGIDKMEPDQSIAFCEELFADMLDGNRLISNARHLRGSAVWLKFNRVLCERWFKDNIVLLGDAAHTAHFTIGSGTKLAMEDAAALVKVLNSTEGDIPARLARYQSEREIEALKLQSAARNRMTWFENVERYVGMEPDQFAFAVLTGSQRVGHANQKLRDKTYTDDFDRWFAARCGVSTSAGTEPVPPMFTPFKLRGLTLANRVVMSPMCMYSAEEGVPTDFHLVHYGSRGMGGAALIVTEMTCVSPYARITPGCTGIWNDEQELAWKRIVDYIHANGDSKVSLQIGHAGRKGSTRLAWDAIDIPLQSGGWPLLAPSPLPYIPGTSQVPKPMDRADMDHVKADFIAATHRAIKANFDIIEFHAAHGYLMSSFISPLTNQRQDEYGGSLENRCRYPLEVFRAMRAVWPKQKPMSVRISAHDWVAGGVTPDDSVDVARLFKDAGADIIHVSSGQVSKEESPVYGRMFQVPFSDQIRNELHVPTIAVGNIFEADHVNTIIAAGRADLCALARPHLADPTWTLHAAAEQGFKDILWPKQYQGGKTQLERNLERAAQLALNA from the coding sequence ATGCGTATCGTTTGTCTTGGTGGCGGCCCCGCGGGCCTGTATTTTTCGATACTGATGAAAAAGGCCAATCCGGCCTGTGACATCACCGTGATCGAACGCAATCAACCGGATAGCACCTTTGGCTGGGGAATCGTTTTTTCCGACAAGACCATGGACGGCTTTCGCCAAAATGATCAGAAAGTGGTCGATGAAATAGAACGCAACTTCCATCATTGGGACAACTGCGACGTCTTCTTCAAGGATCGACGGATCGTCTCCGGCGGCCACGGTTTCTGTGGCATCGGGCGACTGAAACTTCTGCAGATATTTCAGGCCCGTGCAAAAGATCTCGGCGTGAACCTGAAATTCGCGACCGAATTCAAGGATCCGGACGACTATGCACAGGATTACGACCTGGTTATCGGCTCCGACGGTGTCAATTCGATCACGCGAACCAAGTACGAAAGCCATTTCAATCCGCGCATTGACGTGCGCAAGTGTCGATTCATCTGGCTCGGTACCAAAAAGAAGCTGGATGCCTTCACCTTTGCGTTCAAGGAAACCCCTTGGGGCTGGTTCAACCTGCATGCCTACCAGTTCAACGAGGAGTGGGCGACTTTCATTGTCGAAACTCCAGAAGAAACCTGGCTCAAGGCCGGCATCGACAAGATGGAGCCTGATCAGTCGATCGCCTTTTGCGAGGAACTGTTTGCCGACATGCTCGATGGCAATCGCTTGATTTCCAATGCTCGTCATCTTCGCGGATCGGCCGTCTGGCTGAAATTCAATCGCGTTCTGTGCGAACGTTGGTTTAAAGACAACATCGTATTGCTCGGCGATGCGGCTCACACGGCGCACTTCACCATTGGTTCTGGCACCAAGCTGGCGATGGAAGACGCGGCGGCGCTGGTCAAGGTGCTGAACAGCACCGAAGGTGACATACCGGCACGACTTGCCCGCTATCAGTCCGAGCGCGAGATTGAGGCGCTCAAGTTGCAAAGCGCCGCGCGCAATCGGATGACCTGGTTTGAGAATGTCGAGCGTTACGTCGGTATGGAGCCGGACCAGTTTGCCTTCGCCGTGCTCACAGGCAGCCAGCGCGTCGGCCATGCCAATCAGAAGTTGCGTGACAAGACATACACCGACGATTTCGACCGATGGTTCGCTGCTCGCTGTGGTGTGTCAACGTCTGCCGGGACCGAACCGGTCCCGCCGATGTTCACACCCTTCAAGTTGCGCGGACTGACGCTTGCCAATCGCGTGGTGATGTCGCCGATGTGCATGTATTCAGCCGAGGAAGGTGTGCCGACGGATTTTCATCTGGTCCATTACGGCAGTCGTGGCATGGGCGGTGCGGCATTGATCGTGACCGAGATGACCTGCGTATCACCCTACGCGCGCATTACGCCTGGATGTACCGGCATCTGGAATGACGAGCAAGAACTGGCATGGAAACGCATCGTCGATTACATTCACGCCAATGGCGATAGCAAAGTTTCGCTGCAAATCGGTCATGCAGGACGCAAGGGATCGACCCGCCTGGCTTGGGATGCCATCGACATTCCACTGCAATCCGGTGGATGGCCGTTGTTAGCACCATCGCCACTGCCATATATCCCTGGAACCTCGCAGGTGCCAAAACCGATGGATCGGGCCGACATGGATCACGTCAAGGCGGATTTCATCGCCGCTACGCACCGTGCCATCAAAGCCAACTTCGACATCATCGAGTTTCATGCCGCCCACGGCTACTTGATGTCGTCCTTTATTTCACCGCTGACCAATCAGCGCCAGGATGAGTATGGCGGCAGTCTGGAAAATCGCTGCCGCTATCCACTGGAAGTGTTCCGTGCAATGCGCGCGGTCTGGCCCAAGCAAAAACCCATGTCGGTGCGCATTTCAGCCCACGACTGGGTGGCCGGCGGTGTGACTCCGGATGATTCGGTGGATGTCGCCAGGCTGTTCAAGGACGCCGGCGCCGACATTATCCATGTCTCGTCGGGTCAGGTCAGCAAGGAAGAATCCCCCGTCTATGGCCGCATGTTCCAGGTGCCGTTTTCCGATCAGATTCGCAACGAACTTCATGTGCCGACGATTGCCGTCGGAAATATTTTCGAGGCCGACCATGTCAATACGATTATCGCCGCTGGCCGTGCCGATCTTTGCGCACTGGCGCGTCCGCATCTCGCCGATCCGACCTGGACGCTGCATGCCGCTGCCGAGCAAGGTTTCAAGGACATTCTCTGGCCAAAGCAGTATCAAGGCGGCAAGACTCAACTCGAACGCAATCTGGAACGCGCGGCGCAACTCGCGCTGAATGCGTGA
- a CDS encoding tyrosine-type recombinase/integrase, with protein sequence MFLNVDAIKHMVGIFIGPRILWRTMKTQIPSPAKSSASLNLKTVVPIRPLDCIHVPAELDGHQGENRADKARLQIQADNDVEAIRCFLAEYDRSPGTLRIYQRETERLLLWALIECGKPLSSLNRQDFEGYLNFLVDPQPSRLWCGPRIERASEAWHPFVGPLSESAVLTAMAAINSLMRYLTDAGYLAGNPLGLIRQRRRKTAIEAAGSPLAVSTTDETEKVERFLDEEMWAAVTKAIENMPRSNDQECAEYERARFIGAVLYMLAPRAGELESHRMNSFREERGRWWWHVVGKGGKKAKVPIADDMVQALMRYRKFLGLTAVPKRTDITPILVSLKDRSPITARRLNQILKRIFFAAAELLPPESDYKKEKLRAASAHWGRHTGITAKIDSGINERYVQKDARHSDARTTQRYIHEEEEHWHDEAQKQHLPWEKESGK encoded by the coding sequence GTGTTTTTAAACGTCGATGCTATTAAACACATGGTTGGAATTTTTATTGGCCCAAGAATTTTGTGGCGCACTATGAAAACTCAAATCCCATCGCCTGCCAAATCTTCAGCGTCCCTTAATCTGAAAACGGTCGTGCCAATCAGGCCACTGGATTGCATTCACGTTCCCGCTGAACTTGACGGCCACCAGGGTGAAAACCGCGCCGACAAAGCCCGTCTACAGATCCAAGCTGACAATGATGTCGAGGCGATCCGATGTTTTCTTGCCGAATATGACCGATCGCCCGGCACATTGCGGATTTATCAGCGTGAAACCGAGCGTCTTTTGTTGTGGGCTCTGATCGAATGCGGGAAACCACTCTCAAGCTTGAATCGGCAAGACTTCGAGGGCTATCTAAATTTTCTGGTCGACCCGCAGCCATCGCGGCTGTGGTGTGGCCCAAGGATTGAGCGGGCGTCAGAGGCTTGGCACCCATTTGTTGGCCCATTGAGCGAGAGCGCGGTTCTTACCGCCATGGCTGCAATCAATTCCCTGATGCGCTACCTGACCGACGCTGGATATCTTGCCGGCAACCCCCTCGGCCTGATCCGACAACGCCGGCGCAAAACGGCCATTGAAGCCGCCGGATCACCTTTAGCGGTTTCGACGACAGATGAAACCGAGAAGGTCGAACGCTTTCTTGACGAGGAAATGTGGGCTGCGGTTACTAAAGCAATTGAAAACATGCCCCGTTCCAATGATCAGGAATGCGCCGAATATGAACGGGCCCGCTTCATCGGCGCGGTGCTGTATATGCTGGCGCCTCGTGCCGGGGAACTGGAATCCCACCGCATGAACAGTTTTCGCGAAGAACGCGGTCGCTGGTGGTGGCATGTCGTCGGCAAGGGAGGAAAAAAAGCGAAAGTTCCAATCGCCGACGACATGGTGCAGGCCCTGATGCGGTACCGGAAATTCCTCGGCTTGACGGCGGTTCCTAAGCGAACGGATATCACGCCGATCCTGGTGTCGCTCAAGGATCGCAGTCCGATCACGGCACGGCGCCTGAACCAGATTCTGAAGCGCATCTTCTTTGCCGCCGCCGAACTGTTGCCACCAGAGTCCGATTACAAGAAGGAAAAGCTTCGCGCAGCCTCAGCCCATTGGGGACGCCATACCGGTATTACCGCCAAGATCGACAGCGGCATCAACGAGCGCTACGTCCAGAAGGATGCGCGCCATAGTGACGCCCGGACGACGCAGCGCTATATACATGAAGAAGAAGAGCACTGGCATGACGAAGCGCAGAAACAACATTTGCCTTGGGAAAAGGAATCAGGCAAGTAA
- a CDS encoding adenylate/guanylate cyclase domain-containing protein: protein MFYCVQIIEQVAMLSSKEVIDKTGISRATLNNYINLGILSKPIVTNPGQPEGPRQLGYFPDDAIERIRQVQQLKQEGVNMTEIVSRMRNGGAQSATPTVNPPTSPAEVVPLPSSGLRVTLDEIHHPAYMINYNFELVWINESGKAELFGGLQQLPALIEERNIFSLMASKSLLDEAGDVINLHLSLAKGRISADGFRASCQGLLSAHDWGCLEKRFNEVQPLSDRPVSESRVYFKNQNRNYKAYACFFREGIFVVYASDSRAQESLLELLSHRDEMIRNLLRQRLPVLTSLAVLVADLQNSVKICSELPPEEYFELINEIWATMGTIFRKYHATCGKHVGDGMLYYFFPQPESNYLMNALCCAQEIRQEMQRLSKSWQLRKNWLNELYLNTGITEGQEWLGTFQTPTSVEFVVLGDSINQAARISDFARHGAVWATKSLISKLPAAERTRLRYGVTRQAPGGQNLFVASSFSQLSSLLERDGVYSEKLRDIATLPITEVVEISA, encoded by the coding sequence TTGTTTTATTGTGTTCAAATAATAGAGCAGGTAGCCATGCTATCAAGCAAAGAAGTAATAGATAAAACAGGTATTTCAAGGGCAACATTAAATAATTACATTAATCTTGGAATACTGTCCAAACCGATTGTCACCAATCCTGGCCAACCAGAAGGACCCAGGCAGCTCGGCTACTTTCCGGATGACGCTATCGAGCGCATACGCCAGGTACAGCAACTCAAGCAAGAGGGAGTGAATATGACCGAAATCGTTTCCCGAATGAGGAATGGCGGTGCCCAGTCTGCCACCCCAACGGTGAATCCACCGACATCACCAGCGGAAGTTGTTCCACTGCCATCGTCCGGTCTGCGCGTCACTCTGGACGAAATTCACCACCCCGCCTACATGATCAACTACAACTTTGAGCTGGTATGGATCAACGAGAGCGGCAAAGCGGAATTGTTTGGCGGTTTGCAACAGTTGCCTGCCTTAATCGAGGAGCGGAACATCTTCAGTCTGATGGCGAGCAAGAGCCTGCTTGACGAAGCAGGGGACGTAATCAACCTGCATCTCTCGCTGGCCAAGGGACGTATCTCGGCAGATGGCTTTCGGGCAAGTTGCCAAGGTTTGTTGTCGGCCCATGACTGGGGCTGTCTGGAAAAGCGCTTTAATGAAGTTCAGCCGCTCTCTGACCGTCCGGTGTCGGAATCCCGTGTGTATTTCAAAAACCAGAACCGCAACTACAAGGCCTACGCCTGTTTTTTCCGCGAAGGAATTTTCGTTGTCTACGCCAGCGATTCCAGAGCACAGGAGTCGCTGCTGGAGCTGCTTTCCCACCGCGACGAGATGATCCGCAATCTGCTCCGCCAGCGTCTCCCGGTGCTGACTTCGCTGGCCGTGTTGGTGGCCGACCTGCAAAACTCGGTAAAGATATGCTCTGAACTGCCGCCCGAAGAATATTTCGAGTTGATCAACGAAATCTGGGCAACGATGGGCACAATTTTCCGTAAATACCACGCCACTTGCGGCAAGCATGTCGGGGACGGCATGCTGTACTACTTCTTCCCTCAGCCAGAGAGTAATTACCTCATGAATGCCCTTTGCTGTGCCCAGGAAATACGGCAGGAGATGCAACGCCTGAGCAAGTCTTGGCAGTTGCGCAAGAACTGGTTGAACGAGTTGTACCTGAATACCGGCATTACAGAAGGCCAGGAGTGGCTTGGCACTTTTCAGACTCCGACCAGCGTCGAGTTTGTCGTGCTGGGCGACTCCATCAATCAGGCGGCGCGGATATCCGATTTTGCGCGCCACGGCGCCGTGTGGGCTACCAAAAGCCTGATCAGCAAACTGCCGGCCGCTGAACGAACACGCCTGCGTTATGGCGTTACCCGCCAAGCGCCTGGCGGTCAGAACCTGTTCGTGGCATCGAGTTTTTCGCAGTTGTCTTCATTGTTGGAACGGGATGGTGTGTACAGCGAAAAGTTGCGTGATATCGCCACCCTGCCGATTACCGAAGTCGTCGAGATCAGCGCCTAG